The following coding sequences lie in one Rothia sp. SD9660Na genomic window:
- a CDS encoding MaoC family dehydratase N-terminal domain-containing protein: protein MAINQEIVCRTYPATEPYAVGREKIREFATAVKATSPLHFDVQAAQGAGYSDLIAPPTFAIILAQKADAALIGDPEAGIDFSRVVHADQRFTHHRPIVAGDELLTEVHVDSVRVMGAGAMLTTREEITTVEGEKVATCISSLLVRAED, encoded by the coding sequence ATGGCTATTAACCAAGAGATCGTATGCCGCACCTACCCGGCCACAGAGCCCTATGCGGTCGGGCGAGAAAAAATCCGTGAATTCGCTACAGCCGTGAAGGCCACCAGCCCCCTGCATTTTGATGTGCAGGCCGCCCAGGGCGCAGGCTACAGCGACCTGATTGCCCCGCCCACCTTCGCCATTATTCTGGCCCAGAAGGCAGACGCCGCCCTGATTGGTGACCCCGAGGCCGGTATTGACTTCTCCCGCGTGGTCCATGCTGACCAGCGCTTCACCCACCACCGCCCGATTGTTGCCGGGGACGAGCTGCTGACCGAGGTGCACGTCGATAGCGTGCGCGTCATGGGGGCTGGCGCTATGCTGACCACCCGCGAAGAAATCACCACTGTAGAGGGCGAAAAGGTCGCCACCTGCATTTCATCACTGCTGGTTCGGGCGGAGGACTAA
- a CDS encoding DUF2079 domain-containing protein encodes MSSSLLPAEAHSLRARMSAAALALAVFALYSIYSWLQWLHYVVPSWDLGIFSQLAKAYTSGQAPIVPIKGEGFNLLGDHFHPVTVLLTPFYWLWPTPATLLYVQNGLVALSVYLLVRFAQRVLALWAALALGTAYALSFGIQQAVAVQFHEVAFALPLLVMSLGYLAMTRLTDAPAPLLRRSIYWAAPLVFVKEDVGITVLVIGLVALARTGWLSTASSIAFPSASAPVRPRCERYRTLLRSWVNTPAVAEASLLALWGIVWPLFAIGVILPFFNTGGVFDYSDKLDIAAAIGDPLGAFAQLFYPWQKTATLGLLLLTGVLAWTTSPLALIAAPTLIWRFLSPQEGYWEPTWHYNLVLMPIVFAALLDVLARAVARTHLPAYQLGAAPAGRTVRTIFATLRHRAPVALPALALIISLGLLPNQPLAQLTDPDFATTELSTADQVKAEAVAAIPEGATVAADLSALTYLVPNHTAYWIGHSGEPGPDYVLVDKLGSAWGGNPPTSAVAYATGRYGTATYVHYRTIGSIDIAVRTR; translated from the coding sequence ATGAGCTCCTCCCTACTGCCAGCAGAAGCCCACTCCCTCAGGGCGCGCATGAGCGCTGCAGCCCTGGCCCTAGCTGTTTTTGCCCTCTACAGCATCTACTCCTGGCTGCAGTGGCTGCACTACGTGGTGCCCTCCTGGGATCTGGGTATCTTCTCGCAGCTGGCTAAGGCCTACACCTCGGGGCAGGCCCCGATTGTGCCGATTAAGGGGGAGGGGTTCAACCTGCTGGGGGACCACTTCCACCCTGTCACCGTGTTGCTGACCCCCTTCTACTGGCTCTGGCCTACGCCCGCCACCCTGCTCTACGTGCAAAACGGCCTGGTTGCCCTGTCGGTCTACCTACTGGTCCGCTTTGCCCAGCGCGTCCTGGCACTCTGGGCAGCCCTGGCTCTTGGAACTGCCTACGCCCTGAGCTTCGGCATCCAACAGGCTGTAGCCGTTCAATTCCACGAGGTCGCCTTTGCCCTGCCCCTGCTGGTCATGAGCCTGGGCTACCTGGCCATGACCCGCCTGACGGACGCCCCCGCCCCGCTTTTGCGTCGCTCCATCTACTGGGCGGCCCCCCTGGTCTTCGTCAAAGAGGACGTCGGCATCACGGTTCTCGTGATCGGGCTCGTCGCCCTGGCCCGCACCGGCTGGCTCTCAACCGCCAGCAGCATAGCCTTCCCATCGGCGTCCGCTCCGGTGCGCCCCCGCTGCGAACGCTACCGCACCCTGCTGCGTTCCTGGGTCAACACCCCTGCTGTGGCCGAAGCCAGCCTGCTTGCTCTCTGGGGCATAGTCTGGCCCCTGTTTGCCATCGGCGTTATTCTGCCCTTTTTCAACACCGGCGGAGTCTTCGACTACTCCGACAAACTCGACATCGCAGCGGCTATCGGTGACCCCCTCGGCGCCTTCGCCCAGCTCTTCTATCCCTGGCAAAAAACCGCCACGCTCGGCCTGCTCCTGCTCACCGGCGTCCTGGCCTGGACCACCAGCCCCCTCGCCCTGATTGCAGCCCCCACCCTCATCTGGCGCTTCCTCTCGCCCCAGGAGGGCTACTGGGAACCCACCTGGCACTACAACCTCGTGCTCATGCCCATCGTCTTTGCCGCCCTACTCGACGTACTTGCTCGAGCCGTCGCCCGTACGCACCTCCCCGCCTATCAGCTCGGGGCAGCACCCGCCGGGCGCACCGTCCGCACCATCTTTGCAACCCTGCGACACCGCGCCCCGGTAGCCCTGCCCGCGCTCGCCCTCATCATCAGCCTAGGACTCCTGCCCAACCAGCCCCTGGCCCAGCTGACTGACCCGGACTTTGCCACCACGGAGCTTTCCACTGCTGACCAGGTGAAGGCCGAGGCCGTCGCCGCTATCCCAGAAGGCGCCACCGTAGCTGCCGACCTCTCCGCCCTCACCTACCTGGTGCCCAACCACACCGCCTACTGGATCGGCCACTCCGGGGAACCCGGCCCCGACTACGTGCTCGTCGACAAACTCGGCAGCGCCTGGGGCGGCAACCCGCCCACCAGCGCCGTCGCCTACGCAACCGGCCGCTACGGTACCGCCACCTACGTTCACTACCGCACCATCGGCAGCATCGACATCGCCGTCCGCACCCGCTAG
- a CDS encoding DEAD/DEAH box helicase: MRVLKPHSMRTTLTENTAVNADTATDAIFQEPVVDTPTQQVEKDEDGGTRFTDLGLDARVLAALEKVGYEKPSPIQAETIPLLLEGRDVVGLAQTGTGKTAAFALPALSTLAELADINGVSKDTQVLVLAPTRELALQVAEAFSSYATEMPDFTVLPVYGGSPYGPQLAGLKRGAQVVVGTPGRVIDHLKKGSLDLSNLQYLVLDEADEMLRMGFAEDVEQILADTPDSKQVALFSATMPKTIRKIAEQYLNDPAEVRVKSKTTTSANIRQRYMQVMHSHKLEAMTRVLEVEDYDGIIAFVRTKKETEEVADKLKARGYQAAAINGDIPQNQRERTVEALRDGRIDILVATDVAARGLDVERISLVVNFDIPHDTESYVHRIGRTGRAGRAGEAILFMTPREKYMLRQIEKATRQQVEQMHMPTVEDVNANRKQKFAQQITDTIETEDLSFFRELIDAYANEHDVEGEEIAAALAVIAQQGRPFLAEEMPEPKSKKRDRDRDFDRDDKPRGGRRHSEEGMVDFKLNVGRSSHVSPAAIVGALTNEGGLKGKQVGAIDIRQHFTIVSLPEAELPGDFFDRLRDTQVAGEFINIKRDRGPKGGGGGRKFDRDDRGFGKKDFGGKKKFDGKKFDRDDRGFGGKKKFDRDDRFGKKDFGGKKKGRKKF, translated from the coding sequence ATGAGAGTGCTGAAACCCCACTCGATGAGGACAACATTGACTGAAAATACTGCCGTTAACGCAGACACCGCAACCGACGCCATCTTCCAGGAACCGGTTGTAGACACCCCCACCCAGCAGGTAGAAAAGGACGAGGACGGCGGCACCCGCTTCACCGACCTGGGCCTGGACGCCCGCGTCCTGGCAGCCCTCGAAAAGGTCGGCTACGAAAAGCCCTCACCCATCCAGGCCGAAACCATTCCCCTGCTGCTTGAAGGCCGCGACGTCGTCGGCCTAGCCCAGACCGGCACCGGCAAAACCGCAGCCTTCGCCCTACCTGCCCTCTCAACCCTGGCAGAACTGGCCGACATCAACGGCGTCTCCAAAGACACCCAGGTGCTCGTCCTAGCCCCCACCCGCGAACTGGCCCTGCAGGTTGCTGAAGCCTTCTCGTCCTACGCAACCGAAATGCCCGACTTCACCGTGCTACCCGTCTACGGCGGCTCACCCTACGGCCCCCAGCTGGCAGGCCTCAAGCGCGGCGCCCAGGTTGTTGTCGGTACCCCCGGCCGCGTCATCGACCACCTGAAAAAGGGCTCCCTGGACCTCTCCAATCTGCAGTACCTGGTACTCGACGAAGCCGACGAAATGCTCCGCATGGGCTTCGCCGAAGACGTAGAACAGATTCTGGCAGACACCCCCGACTCCAAGCAGGTTGCCCTCTTCTCAGCAACCATGCCCAAGACCATCCGCAAGATCGCTGAGCAGTACCTCAACGACCCCGCAGAGGTACGCGTCAAGTCAAAGACCACCACCAGCGCCAACATCCGCCAGCGCTACATGCAGGTCATGCACTCCCACAAGCTCGAAGCCATGACCCGCGTGCTTGAGGTCGAAGACTACGACGGCATCATCGCCTTCGTCCGCACCAAGAAAGAAACCGAAGAAGTCGCCGACAAGCTCAAGGCCCGCGGCTACCAGGCTGCCGCCATCAACGGCGACATCCCCCAGAACCAGCGCGAACGCACCGTCGAAGCCCTGCGCGATGGCCGCATCGACATCCTGGTCGCCACCGACGTCGCCGCCCGCGGCCTCGACGTCGAGCGCATCTCCCTGGTCGTCAACTTCGACATCCCCCACGACACCGAATCCTACGTGCACCGCATCGGCCGAACCGGCCGCGCAGGCCGTGCCGGCGAAGCCATCCTCTTCATGACCCCGCGTGAAAAGTACATGCTGCGTCAGATCGAAAAGGCAACCCGCCAGCAGGTCGAACAGATGCACATGCCTACCGTTGAAGACGTCAACGCCAACCGCAAGCAGAAGTTCGCCCAGCAGATCACCGATACCATCGAAACCGAAGACCTCAGTTTCTTCCGGGAACTCATCGACGCCTACGCCAACGAACACGACGTTGAAGGCGAGGAAATCGCAGCGGCCCTGGCCGTCATCGCCCAGCAGGGCCGCCCCTTCCTGGCCGAAGAAATGCCCGAACCCAAGAGCAAAAAGCGCGACCGTGACCGCGACTTCGACCGCGACGATAAGCCCCGCGGCGGCCGCCGCCACTCCGAAGAAGGCATGGTCGACTTCAAGCTCAACGTAGGCCGCTCGTCCCACGTCTCACCCGCAGCTATCGTCGGTGCCCTCACCAACGAAGGCGGCCTCAAGGGCAAGCAGGTCGGTGCAATCGACATCCGCCAGCACTTCACCATCGTCTCCCTGCCCGAAGCAGAACTGCCCGGTGATTTCTTCGACCGCCTGCGCGACACCCAGGTAGCCGGTGAATTCATCAACATCAAGCGTGACCGTGGCCCCAAGGGCGGCGGAGGCGGACGCAAGTTCGACCGCGACGACCGCGGCTTTGGTAAGAAGGACTTCGGCGGTAAGAAGAAGTTCGACGGCAAGAAATTTGACCGTGACGACCGCGGCTTCGGCGGCAAGAAGAAGTTCGACCGCGACGACCGTTTCGGTAAGAAGGACTTCGGCGGCAAGAAGAAGGGCCGCAAGAAGTTCTAA
- a CDS encoding UDP-N-acetylmuramate dehydrogenase, translating into MTDKLLSELTTAAVGGPARTFVEATSEQEIIDAVTAADRAGEDLLVVGGGSNLLVADEGFDGAVVHIASTGLETVSDYACGGTTLRVQAGHTWDDLVAYAVENELSGIEALSGIPGTVGATPVQNVGAYGSEVAHTIASVRTWDRETGGYKTFANADLKFAYRDSILKQSTVNGSPRYVVLTVDFQLPHGSQSAPVRYAELARQLGVEVGERADSRLVRETVLRLRAGKGMVLDAADRDTYSTGSFFTNPIVGQDVAAQLPEDAPRYPATTPAGEPLDGMVKLSAAWLIQHAGFDKGFGREGEAAELAGGRASLSTKHTLAITNRGGASTADIAAIARAVRAGVEESFGVRLVPEPVVVGFAL; encoded by the coding sequence GTGACTGACAAGCTTTTAAGTGAACTGACCACTGCCGCTGTGGGTGGCCCCGCCCGCACCTTCGTTGAGGCCACCAGCGAGCAGGAGATTATCGATGCCGTAACCGCCGCCGACCGTGCAGGAGAAGACCTGCTGGTGGTGGGCGGGGGTTCTAACCTGCTGGTAGCCGATGAGGGCTTTGACGGGGCAGTGGTGCACATCGCTTCAACCGGTCTTGAGACCGTGAGCGACTACGCCTGCGGAGGCACCACCCTGCGCGTGCAGGCAGGCCACACCTGGGACGACCTGGTGGCCTACGCCGTAGAGAACGAGCTCTCCGGTATCGAGGCCCTCTCAGGTATTCCTGGCACCGTAGGCGCCACCCCCGTGCAGAACGTGGGGGCCTACGGCTCTGAGGTCGCCCACACCATCGCCTCAGTTCGCACCTGGGACCGCGAAACCGGCGGCTACAAGACCTTCGCTAACGCCGACTTGAAGTTCGCCTATCGCGACTCGATTCTCAAGCAGTCCACCGTCAACGGGTCTCCCCGCTATGTGGTGCTGACCGTAGACTTCCAGCTGCCGCACGGCTCCCAGTCCGCCCCCGTCCGCTACGCTGAGCTGGCCCGCCAGCTGGGCGTTGAGGTGGGGGAGCGCGCCGACTCCCGCCTGGTACGCGAAACCGTGCTGCGCCTGCGCGCCGGTAAGGGCATGGTGCTGGACGCCGCCGACCGTGACACCTACTCCACCGGCTCCTTCTTCACCAACCCCATCGTGGGGCAGGACGTCGCTGCCCAGCTCCCCGAGGACGCCCCCCGCTACCCGGCAACCACCCCCGCCGGTGAACCCCTGGATGGCATGGTCAAACTCTCTGCCGCCTGGCTGATCCAGCACGCCGGGTTCGATAAGGGCTTCGGCCGTGAGGGCGAGGCAGCAGAGCTTGCCGGTGGCAGAGCGTCGCTTTCTACCAAGCACACCCTGGCTATCACCAACCGCGGTGGCGCCTCGACCGCCGATATCGCGGCCATCGCCCGCGCTGTGCGAGCCGGGGTTGAGGAAAGCTTTGGGGTACGCCTGGTACCTGAGCCTGTTGTCGTTGGGTTTGCTCTCTAA
- a CDS encoding MFS transporter, with product MTSPTMAQNPRTQLSDRQIKTWYRAVLGLFFASGLVVSALLTRLPDVANGLGLSSGPMGLLLLGMTIGSFCAVSFSGTLVARFGAIRCIAAAYITTVIGMLLIGLGVHLASVAVTLLGLMLQGLGSAVSNVASNVQGVANERALGRYVTPIMHGFFSIGTVAGAAIGTLDTRLGVPFVVHMAYFASAVAALVLISLKFCHSENYGQDDTQAIAAVGSYRVRDAWRDKHTILIGLFVLGMALAEGSANDWVALALTHDYGTSNTIGSLGYFTFVVAMMVGRFGGTALLNRFGRVPVLRTTCSLAIIGLALFIFAPTVPLGFVGLLVWGLGASLGFPTGMSAASDDPLKAAVRVSVVSTIGYAAFLGGPPLLGLLGEHFGIRNGLLAVLVFVVVSLLLTSQLEPKKLSRTVHTEKL from the coding sequence TTGACCTCACCCACCATGGCCCAGAACCCCCGCACCCAGCTTTCCGACCGGCAGATCAAGACCTGGTACAGGGCTGTGCTGGGGCTTTTCTTTGCCAGCGGTTTAGTGGTTTCTGCCCTGCTCACCCGCCTGCCCGATGTGGCTAACGGGCTGGGGCTGAGCTCCGGGCCCATGGGCTTGCTGCTGCTGGGCATGACCATCGGCTCCTTCTGCGCCGTGAGCTTCTCGGGAACCCTCGTCGCCCGCTTCGGCGCTATCCGCTGTATCGCGGCAGCCTACATCACCACCGTCATTGGCATGCTCCTGATCGGCCTGGGAGTGCACCTCGCCAGCGTCGCTGTTACCCTGCTCGGTCTCATGCTGCAGGGCCTGGGTAGCGCTGTCTCTAACGTGGCCTCCAACGTGCAGGGCGTAGCCAACGAGCGGGCCCTGGGGCGCTACGTCACCCCCATCATGCACGGCTTCTTCTCGATCGGTACCGTAGCAGGTGCCGCCATCGGCACACTCGATACCCGCCTGGGCGTTCCCTTCGTCGTCCACATGGCCTATTTCGCGTCAGCGGTTGCTGCCCTCGTCCTCATCTCCCTCAAGTTCTGCCACAGCGAAAACTACGGCCAGGACGACACCCAGGCCATCGCCGCCGTCGGCTCCTACCGGGTGCGTGACGCCTGGCGCGACAAACACACCATCCTCATCGGCCTCTTCGTACTGGGCATGGCACTGGCCGAAGGCTCCGCCAACGACTGGGTCGCGCTCGCCCTCACCCACGACTACGGCACCAGCAACACCATCGGGTCGCTGGGCTACTTCACCTTTGTGGTGGCCATGATGGTGGGGCGTTTTGGCGGCACCGCCCTGCTCAACCGCTTTGGCCGGGTGCCGGTGCTCCGCACCACCTGCTCGCTCGCCATTATCGGCCTGGCCCTCTTCATCTTTGCCCCTACCGTGCCCCTGGGCTTTGTTGGCCTGCTGGTCTGGGGCCTGGGAGCCTCCCTCGGCTTCCCAACCGGCATGTCAGCTGCCTCGGACGACCCGCTCAAGGCCGCCGTCCGCGTCTCTGTCGTCTCAACCATCGGCTATGCAGCATTCCTGGGCGGCCCGCCCCTGCTGGGTCTGCTGGGGGAACACTTTGGAATCCGCAACGGCCTGCTAGCCGTGCTGGTTTTTGTGGTTGTATCCCTACTGCTCACCAGCCAGCTGGAACCCAAGAAGCTCAGCCGTACCGTCCACACCGAAAAGCTCTAG
- a CDS encoding PGPGW domain-containing protein yields the protein MSLEKEIESGQGGRLHRRMERFRAFMGRHAALLLLYRLLIIGLGFLCIVAGIIMLVTPGPGWLFIFMGMSLWGTEFHWAHRLNVWAKAKVLNIWRQLEAKRRRAHRRRTAARWASRSNRSHYCPTGCHYRGT from the coding sequence ATGAGCCTAGAGAAAGAAATCGAGAGCGGGCAGGGCGGACGCCTACACCGGCGTATGGAGCGCTTCCGTGCCTTTATGGGGCGCCACGCCGCCCTGCTCCTGCTCTACCGCCTGCTCATTATCGGGCTAGGTTTTTTGTGCATCGTCGCCGGTATTATCATGCTGGTGACGCCCGGCCCCGGCTGGCTTTTTATCTTCATGGGCATGAGCCTGTGGGGCACCGAATTCCACTGGGCCCACCGCCTGAATGTGTGGGCGAAAGCTAAGGTGCTGAATATCTGGCGGCAGCTAGAGGCTAAGCGGCGCCGGGCCCACCGCCGTCGCACCGCCGCCCGCTGGGCCAGCCGCAGCAACCGCAGCCACTACTGCCCAACGGGCTGCCACTACAGGGGAACGTAG
- a CDS encoding GntR family transcriptional regulator, with translation MTKNEMPPVHDSHEELCGGIRALNFRVDKGLDVPPYSQLRRAIIAARASGALAAGDRLPPMRALAAETGLAVNTVAKAYKELEAAGAIETHGRAGSFITALDSTAHKAQTLTEKYITAMRKMGFEDQQIHETLDHMLGFES, from the coding sequence ATGACCAAGAACGAGATGCCCCCGGTTCACGACTCCCACGAGGAGCTGTGCGGGGGCATCCGTGCTTTAAATTTTAGGGTTGATAAGGGGTTGGACGTCCCACCCTACTCCCAGCTACGGCGGGCTATCATTGCGGCACGAGCTTCCGGTGCCCTGGCTGCCGGGGATAGGCTGCCGCCCATGCGGGCTCTGGCTGCCGAAACAGGACTGGCAGTAAACACGGTGGCTAAGGCCTACAAGGAGCTTGAAGCAGCCGGTGCTATTGAGACCCACGGCCGGGCAGGGTCCTTTATTACGGCCCTCGACTCAACCGCGCACAAGGCGCAGACCCTAACCGAAAAGTACATTACAGCCATGCGCAAAATGGGCTTTGAAGACCAGCAGATCCACGAGACCCTAGACCATATGCTGGGGTTCGAGAGCTAA
- a CDS encoding helix-turn-helix domain-containing protein, translating into MTQQDATVMRTLHVTGEVGEAVRLRREELGLTQKEVAAKIGVSRKWYIDLEQGKPTVELYKVLDTFWALNLELQVKAAS; encoded by the coding sequence ATGACACAGCAAGATGCCACCGTTATGCGAACCCTGCACGTCACCGGAGAAGTCGGGGAGGCCGTCCGTCTCCGCCGAGAAGAGCTCGGTCTTACTCAAAAAGAAGTAGCCGCCAAAATTGGTGTATCCCGCAAATGGTACATTGATCTTGAACAAGGTAAGCCAACGGTTGAGCTCTATAAGGTACTAGATACTTTTTGGGCTCTAAACCTAGAGCTTCAAGTAAAGGCCGCATCATGA
- a CDS encoding thioredoxin domain-containing protein — protein sequence MATIEITQENLTQNVENSDILFLDFWADWCGPCKQFGPIFEAASEKHADITFGKVDTEDQQQLAAAAGITSIPTIMGFREGVLVFSQPGALNAQQFDQIIDAVKGLDMAEVHKHVAEAEAAQAEQA from the coding sequence ATGGCAACCATTGAAATTACCCAGGAAAACCTGACCCAGAACGTCGAAAACTCAGACATTCTCTTCCTCGACTTCTGGGCCGATTGGTGCGGCCCCTGCAAGCAGTTCGGCCCCATCTTCGAAGCTGCTTCTGAAAAGCACGCCGATATCACCTTCGGCAAGGTCGACACCGAAGACCAGCAGCAGCTGGCCGCCGCAGCAGGTATCACCTCTATCCCCACCATCATGGGCTTCCGCGAGGGCGTTCTCGTCTTCTCTCAGCCCGGCGCCCTGAATGCCCAGCAGTTCGACCAGATTATCGACGCGGTCAAGGGTCTGGATATGGCCGAAGTGCACAAGCATGTTGCCGAGGCTGAAGCAGCCCAGGCTGAGCAGGCCTAA
- the asd gene encoding aspartate-semialdehyde dehydrogenase yields the protein MTFTSGDSVGFVGYRGMVGSVLMKRMLEEGDFEGINPVFFSTSQAGSAAPTFSGTLEESTLKDAHDIDELAKLPVIVTAQGGDYTKAVHTQLRERGWSGIWIDAASTLRMNDDAVIVLDPINRDVIDRGLESGVKDFIGGNCTVSCLLMGLGGLWKQGLVEWGTSMTYQAASGGGARHMREVLKQFGDINGHVATELDDPASAILEIDRKVLELQRSGDLDTTQFGVPLAGSLIPWIDSDLGNGQSREEWKAEAESNKILGLEGDDRVVLDGLCVRIATMRSHSQALTLKLKEDLTVEEIEKIIDEDNEWSKVIPNTKDATVEGLTPVAVSGTLDIPVGRIRKLNMGPQYISAFTVGDQLLWGAAEPVRRMLKIATGTL from the coding sequence ATGACTTTTACATCTGGTGATTCAGTAGGCTTTGTTGGTTACCGTGGCATGGTCGGCTCCGTGCTCATGAAGCGCATGCTCGAAGAAGGTGACTTCGAGGGTATCAACCCGGTCTTCTTCTCCACCTCCCAGGCCGGCTCTGCTGCCCCCACCTTCAGTGGCACCCTCGAAGAATCTACCCTCAAGGACGCCCACGATATCGACGAGCTCGCCAAGCTGCCCGTCATCGTCACCGCCCAGGGTGGCGACTACACCAAGGCAGTACACACCCAGCTGCGCGAACGCGGCTGGAGCGGCATCTGGATCGACGCCGCTTCTACCCTGCGTATGAACGACGATGCAGTCATCGTGCTTGACCCCATCAACCGCGACGTCATTGACCGCGGCCTGGAGTCGGGGGTTAAGGACTTCATCGGCGGCAACTGCACCGTCTCCTGCCTGCTCATGGGCCTGGGTGGCCTGTGGAAGCAGGGCCTGGTTGAGTGGGGCACCTCCATGACCTACCAGGCAGCCTCCGGCGGCGGCGCCCGCCACATGCGCGAGGTACTCAAGCAGTTCGGCGATATCAACGGTCACGTAGCAACCGAGCTGGACGATCCCGCGTCCGCCATCCTTGAGATCGACCGCAAGGTGCTGGAACTCCAGCGCTCCGGCGACCTCGACACCACCCAGTTCGGTGTGCCCCTGGCTGGTTCGCTGATCCCCTGGATTGACTCTGATCTGGGCAACGGCCAGTCCCGCGAAGAGTGGAAGGCCGAGGCTGAGTCCAACAAGATTCTAGGCCTTGAGGGCGATGACCGCGTAGTTCTAGACGGTCTGTGCGTGCGCATCGCAACCATGCGCTCCCACTCCCAGGCTCTGACCCTGAAGCTCAAGGAAGACCTGACCGTTGAGGAAATCGAGAAGATCATCGATGAGGACAACGAGTGGTCAAAGGTTATCCCTAACACCAAGGACGCCACCGTTGAGGGGCTGACTCCCGTTGCGGTGTCCGGCACCCTGGATATCCCGGTGGGCCGCATCCGCAAGCTCAACATGGGCCCCCAGTACATCTCTGCTTTTACCGTGGGTGACCAGCTGCTATGGGGTGCCGCAGAACCTGTGCGCCGCATGCTGAAGATTGCGACCGGCACCCTTTAG
- a CDS encoding 3-methyladenine DNA glycosylase — protein MLRAHFVLEPTHRVHLGQTFATLQRGAFDPLFRQVAGPAGPVFWATAREAGVGLLVRFARTQPADLRAPIEVTLWAGDNSPSGTSPASALETFAARVPGWLGEQDRWASFYASEAWGQLPARLVRARAEAPGLRLPSIGLLSQNLLLAITEQRVTGIEAMGGMRALLRQYGEPAPATGLPDQPPGLAIFPQASVFAQIPGWAYHRAGFDRSRSSAMVHYGNRAESFERFAAQNSVSELARALNSVPGIGPWTIAETLQRYCGHPDAISVGDYHLAHHVTYAFDGTRGDDARMVELLAPYAGHRQRVVALIKAAGISEPRRGPRYAPQDMRSF, from the coding sequence ATGTTGCGCGCGCATTTTGTTCTGGAACCAACCCACCGGGTCCACCTGGGCCAGACTTTTGCAACCCTACAGCGCGGAGCCTTTGACCCCCTCTTTCGTCAGGTGGCCGGGCCTGCTGGCCCTGTTTTTTGGGCGACGGCCCGCGAAGCTGGGGTGGGGCTGCTTGTTCGTTTTGCAAGGACGCAGCCCGCCGACCTGCGCGCCCCGATTGAGGTAACGCTATGGGCAGGTGACAACTCCCCTAGCGGTACATCGCCTGCGTCCGCCCTGGAAACTTTTGCAGCTCGCGTGCCAGGCTGGTTGGGTGAGCAGGACCGCTGGGCCAGCTTCTACGCCTCAGAGGCCTGGGGGCAGCTGCCAGCTAGGCTGGTGCGGGCCCGGGCCGAAGCACCGGGGCTGCGGCTACCATCAATTGGCCTGCTCTCGCAGAACCTGCTACTGGCCATCACAGAGCAGCGGGTCACCGGCATCGAGGCTATGGGAGGTATGCGAGCCCTGCTACGCCAGTACGGTGAACCAGCTCCTGCAACCGGGCTCCCCGACCAACCGCCGGGCCTAGCTATCTTCCCGCAGGCGTCCGTCTTTGCCCAAATTCCTGGCTGGGCCTACCACCGCGCAGGCTTTGACCGCTCTCGTTCATCTGCCATGGTGCACTATGGGAACCGGGCTGAGTCCTTCGAGCGGTTTGCCGCCCAGAATAGCGTGAGCGAGCTCGCCCGGGCGCTGAACTCGGTTCCCGGCATTGGCCCCTGGACTATCGCCGAAACCCTGCAACGCTACTGCGGCCACCCCGACGCAATCAGCGTGGGCGACTATCATCTCGCCCACCACGTCACCTACGCCTTCGACGGTACCCGCGGCGATGACGCCCGCATGGTAGAGCTACTTGCTCCCTATGCCGGGCACCGCCAGCGGGTCGTGGCCCTCATCAAGGCCGCCGGGATCAGCGAACCGCGCCGCGGCCCCCGATACGCCCCGCAGGATATGCGCTCCTTCTAA
- a CDS encoding MaoC family dehydratase: protein MAISFDSLEKGTEIGARQIPVTRADLVAYAGASGDFNPIHWNERFATAVGLPGVIAHGMFTMGAAVQLVTDWVGDAGAIVDYQTRFSKPVPVPDAKDAASPATGGNVISVAGKVGALDADARTARIDLTVTAPDSEGKEQKVLMKAQALVKLA from the coding sequence ATGGCTATCTCTTTTGACTCCCTTGAAAAGGGTACCGAGATTGGTGCCCGCCAGATTCCCGTCACTCGTGCTGACCTGGTGGCTTACGCGGGTGCGTCCGGCGACTTTAACCCTATCCACTGGAACGAGCGTTTTGCGACCGCCGTGGGGCTGCCTGGCGTGATTGCCCACGGCATGTTCACCATGGGTGCTGCTGTGCAGCTGGTGACTGACTGGGTGGGGGATGCCGGTGCCATTGTGGACTACCAGACCCGCTTCTCCAAGCCGGTTCCGGTGCCCGATGCCAAGGACGCGGCCTCCCCGGCCACCGGCGGCAACGTCATCTCGGTTGCCGGTAAGGTCGGGGCCCTGGATGCGGACGCCCGCACCGCCCGCATCGACCTGACCGTCACCGCCCCCGACAGCGAGGGCAAGGAGCAGAAGGTGCTGATGAAGGCCCAGGCTCTGGTGAAGCTCGCTTAG